The proteins below are encoded in one region of Natronococcus sp. CG52:
- a CDS encoding TatD family hydrolase, with product MHMVSRSINDYERARLAGIECCIEPAFWSGSDKQHAESFFDYFERLIGFETKRAERAAGIDHYVTIGLEPKEANYPEMAEQVMNDLGEYLDRENVVGLGEIGLDQGTEEEEYAFRRQLRMAEEREIPVIVHTPHTSKPEGTERLVEMIQDEGVTEERIILDHNTANTIDISAETDCWIGFTLYPGKVTDETAIDILEEYGTDKMLLNSAADWDPSDPLAVPKARDKMLDRGWDREEVRKVVFENPLTFFNQSPNFNYEA from the coding sequence ATGCATATGGTCTCTCGATCGATCAACGACTACGAGCGTGCCCGGTTAGCCGGAATAGAGTGCTGTATCGAACCAGCATTCTGGAGCGGATCGGATAAGCAACACGCAGAGTCTTTTTTCGACTACTTTGAACGGCTTATCGGCTTCGAAACGAAGCGCGCTGAGCGAGCAGCCGGTATCGATCACTACGTTACGATCGGACTCGAGCCAAAAGAAGCCAACTACCCGGAGATGGCCGAGCAAGTAATGAACGATCTCGGCGAATACCTCGACCGAGAGAACGTCGTCGGTCTGGGTGAGATTGGCCTCGATCAAGGAACCGAAGAGGAGGAGTACGCGTTCAGACGGCAACTGCGGATGGCCGAGGAACGTGAGATACCGGTCATTGTCCACACGCCACACACGAGTAAACCGGAAGGGACCGAGCGTCTCGTGGAAATGATTCAAGACGAAGGCGTCACCGAAGAACGCATCATTCTCGACCATAACACAGCAAACACGATCGATATCTCGGCCGAGACCGACTGCTGGATCGGCTTTACGCTGTATCCAGGAAAAGTTACTGACGAGACAGCGATCGATATCCTAGAGGAGTACGGTACCGATAAAATGTTGCTCAATAGCGCTGCCGACTGGGACCCGTCCGATCCTCTCGCTGTGCCGAAAGCGCGTGACAAGATGCTCGACCGCGGCTGGGACCGCGAGGAGGTCCGAAAGGTCGTCTTCGAGAACCCGTTAACGTTCTTTAACCAGTCTCCGAATTTTAACTATGAGGCCTAA
- a CDS encoding sugar phosphate isomerase/epimerase family protein yields the protein MDFAFSMNAFRQHSLKDGIEILADTGYDGVEILLDEPHLFPEDADEGDVQQVRRWLSENDIDVSNCNAFMLSAIDLSEESKRAEYDRDTEDFHHPSFIEPSTEDRQKRIEHTKNALKTANALGADHISITPGGPVPNGTSREEAMDAFVDGIREVIPTAESVGVDILVEPEPHLLIESSTEFLEFADTFDSSRIGCNFDAGHFYCVGEDPVELVDQLEAYTPHYHLEDIPADRTHEHTQLGDGGMDIDGFLEAIEASDYTGFVTVELYPYEETVEETVQEAMQYLEEHGWT from the coding sequence ATGGATTTTGCTTTCTCAATGAACGCGTTCCGTCAGCACAGTTTGAAAGACGGTATCGAAATCCTCGCCGACACCGGTTACGATGGCGTCGAAATTCTGCTCGATGAGCCCCACCTCTTCCCAGAGGACGCAGATGAAGGCGACGTTCAGCAGGTCAGAAGATGGCTCTCTGAAAACGACATCGACGTGAGCAATTGTAACGCGTTCATGCTCAGCGCGATCGATCTGAGCGAAGAGAGCAAGAGAGCCGAGTACGATCGCGACACCGAGGACTTTCACCATCCGTCATTTATCGAGCCCTCGACGGAGGATCGTCAAAAACGAATTGAGCACACGAAAAACGCCCTCAAGACCGCTAATGCACTTGGTGCCGATCACATCTCGATTACGCCCGGGGGGCCAGTCCCGAACGGAACGTCGCGAGAAGAAGCGATGGACGCATTCGTCGACGGCATCCGAGAAGTAATCCCGACAGCCGAGTCGGTCGGTGTCGACATCTTGGTCGAACCAGAGCCTCACCTGTTGATCGAGTCCTCCACCGAATTCCTCGAATTCGCCGATACGTTCGACTCGTCACGGATCGGCTGTAACTTCGATGCCGGGCACTTCTACTGTGTCGGTGAGGATCCGGTAGAACTGGTCGACCAGTTGGAAGCCTACACACCTCACTACCATCTCGAGGATATTCCGGCGGATCGTACCCATGAACATACTCAACTCGGTGACGGAGGGATGGACATCGACGGCTTTCTCGAGGCGATCGAAGCGAGTGACTACACTGGCTTCGTGACAGTTGAGCTCTACCCATACGAGGAAACGGTTGAGGAAACCGTACAGGAAGCGATGCAGTATCTAGAAGAGCATGGCTGGACCTAA
- a CDS encoding UbiA family prenyltransferase yields the protein MSKSTINVFSRSLVGYASLVRLPNLFTAPPDIVVGLAIATASGYAISTSNAIAIGIASICLYAAGTTFNDYFDVSEDLRFRPERPIPAGEVSRQEALLLGSALLIGGILIAFTIAEAVAGVVAVCLAVTILLYDGLFKGSTAGFLLMGASRGLNVLLGITAAVSPSKLSAWEFVVPAIVVTYIAAVTFLGESETGESDGVSVLVTIIGVVVASAGVIGLLVARSPPFSETSLTILLLISFLIWTGRALKTAYTDPSPSTIGHAVGTCVLGLVILNAAFAATVDFFLGIITLSFFIPAIGLSGKFDVS from the coding sequence ATGAGCAAATCAACTATCAATGTATTCAGTCGGTCTCTCGTAGGATACGCGAGCTTAGTACGGCTTCCGAACCTCTTTACGGCGCCACCGGATATCGTGGTTGGTCTCGCGATCGCGACCGCTAGCGGGTACGCGATATCAACTAGTAACGCTATTGCGATTGGAATCGCGTCAATCTGCCTCTACGCAGCTGGAACGACGTTCAACGATTATTTTGACGTCAGCGAAGATCTCCGCTTTCGTCCGGAACGTCCAATCCCTGCGGGGGAGGTTTCCCGGCAAGAAGCGCTTCTATTAGGAAGCGCGCTGCTTATCGGAGGCATCTTAATCGCCTTCACTATCGCTGAAGCCGTTGCGGGAGTCGTTGCAGTCTGTCTCGCAGTGACGATTCTGCTCTACGACGGGCTGTTTAAGGGATCAACCGCTGGCTTCCTCCTCATGGGCGCAAGTCGAGGTCTAAATGTTCTTCTCGGGATAACGGCCGCCGTCTCGCCTAGTAAATTGTCTGCCTGGGAGTTCGTCGTACCGGCAATCGTAGTCACATACATCGCTGCAGTTACTTTTTTAGGGGAAAGTGAAACGGGTGAGAGTGATGGCGTCTCTGTTCTGGTTACGATTATAGGTGTAGTGGTCGCGTCGGCGGGTGTGATTGGACTCCTCGTTGCCCGCTCACCGCCGTTTTCGGAAACATCGCTCACAATACTTCTCCTTATCAGTTTCCTCATTTGGACGGGACGTGCCCTGAAAACAGCGTATACGGATCCGTCTCCGAGCACAATCGGTCACGCGGTCGGAACGTGCGTTCTCGGACTGGTGATCTTGAACGCGGCGTTCGCCGCCACAGTAGATTTTTTCTTAGGAATCATTACACTGTCATTCTTCATCCCTGCTATCGGTTTATCGGGTAAGTTTGATGTTAGCTAA
- a CDS encoding GAF domain-containing protein, translating into MDDKCTDSSTSVVSGADEDMAAFLRDTVQEFDCSSGTLHRKKGDELKIVAHKGIPESVLARTETIPIGKGMAGLAAKRMEPVEVCNLQTDDSGVAESRARDTGMEGSIAAPIIGQDDTLKGTIGVAKPEPYEFTAAERDRLMNTAAQIAHRL; encoded by the coding sequence ATGGATGACAAGTGCACTGACTCTTCTACTTCCGTAGTGTCGGGAGCTGACGAAGACATGGCGGCGTTTCTTCGCGATACTGTCCAGGAGTTCGATTGCAGCTCCGGTACTCTCCATCGGAAGAAAGGCGACGAACTGAAGATTGTCGCTCACAAAGGTATTCCAGAGTCTGTCCTCGCCAGAACTGAGACAATCCCGATCGGAAAAGGGATGGCGGGACTGGCAGCGAAGCGAATGGAGCCGGTAGAAGTGTGTAACTTGCAGACGGACGACTCCGGGGTTGCTGAGTCTCGTGCACGTGACACGGGGATGGAAGGGTCGATCGCTGCTCCAATTATCGGACAAGATGACACACTAAAGGGAACGATCGGAGTCGCCAAACCAGAACCGTACGAATTCACGGCTGCAGAACGGGACCGATTGATGAATACCGCTGCGCAGATTGCACACCGGCTTTGA
- a CDS encoding sugar phosphate isomerase/epimerase family protein — translation MVQLAFSTNAYTRTDLPDAVRRIAGHEYDGVELLADTPHAFLPEFDESDQKELEGTLNETGIEVSNINANTTTGYYDDAPPSSFFDPTIITANDEERAWRVDYTKRAIDLASAVDAPSVCIATGRPLPGNPPERAREYLLDSLREITNYAESVGVSVGIEYEPELLVENTDEVLTLIDEIDTDALGVNLDVGHAAVYGEDPAESVRRCAGYITGVHLEDIVGGRRGKHYHRIPGEGDLDFEAIFAALDEIGYEGFATLELYTYPDTPDQAAATAYDELKQYLV, via the coding sequence ATGGTTCAGCTTGCATTCTCTACTAATGCATATACACGGACCGACCTTCCAGATGCCGTTCGGCGAATCGCGGGTCACGAATACGACGGGGTAGAACTACTCGCCGACACTCCGCACGCTTTCCTTCCGGAATTCGATGAGTCGGATCAGAAAGAACTCGAAGGTACACTGAACGAGACGGGGATCGAAGTATCGAATATCAATGCGAATACGACAACCGGATACTATGACGATGCACCTCCATCGTCATTTTTCGATCCGACGATCATCACTGCGAACGATGAGGAGCGCGCATGGCGAGTCGATTACACGAAACGCGCAATCGACCTCGCATCAGCAGTGGATGCTCCGTCCGTCTGCATCGCGACCGGGCGGCCGTTACCGGGAAATCCACCCGAACGAGCGCGAGAATACCTGCTCGACTCACTCCGTGAAATCACGAACTACGCCGAATCGGTGGGCGTCTCGGTTGGAATCGAGTACGAACCAGAGCTCCTCGTAGAGAACACCGACGAAGTATTAACGCTCATCGATGAAATCGATACCGATGCTCTCGGCGTAAATCTAGATGTCGGCCACGCGGCCGTCTACGGTGAAGATCCGGCTGAGAGCGTTCGGCGGTGTGCTGGCTACATTACCGGAGTTCATCTGGAAGATATCGTCGGAGGCCGACGTGGTAAGCATTACCATCGAATACCCGGAGAGGGGGACTTAGACTTTGAAGCGATTTTTGCGGCCCTAGACGAGATCGGCTACGAGGGGTTCGCAACGTTAGAATTATACACCTATCCGGATACCCCGGATCAGGCGGCGGCAACGGCCTATGACGAATTAAAACAGTATCTCGTCTAA
- a CDS encoding inositol-3-phosphate synthase, with translation MTTGVWLVGARGNVATMSIVGARAIARGAIDTTGLVTAREPAASLDLPEIDQLVFGGHDIRSQSIEQTAAEAHRSGNVPDSETLETVREDLREVDDRINSGTARRCGQVVEDLSDTRLTDDTTVSEIVSQIRTDYTRFVEKQNVERLIVVNVASTEPPLESPDRYQTLSDFETAIETDDRDLPASALYAYAALVEGHPYVNFTPSTGSALGGLCELADKAEVPHMGRDGKTGETLVKSALAPMFAGRNLRVLSWEGHNILGNRDGLVLEDEANAAGKLSSKGDVLESILPEIGHNRVRIDYTPSLADWKTAWDYIHFEGFLNTEMKMQFTWEGSDSALAAPLVLDLVRLVAHADEHGEGGFQPQLASFFKAPLGVDEHDFSQQLNRLYEYAERHE, from the coding sequence ATGACTACAGGAGTATGGTTAGTGGGTGCGAGGGGGAACGTCGCGACTATGTCGATCGTCGGAGCACGAGCTATCGCGAGAGGAGCTATCGATACAACAGGACTGGTAACGGCTCGAGAGCCGGCGGCGTCGCTTGATCTTCCAGAGATCGATCAATTAGTTTTCGGAGGACACGATATCCGAAGTCAGAGTATCGAGCAGACGGCCGCAGAAGCGCATCGATCAGGTAACGTTCCAGACAGCGAAACGCTGGAGACTGTTCGAGAGGATCTCCGCGAGGTTGACGACCGGATCAATAGCGGGACGGCTCGACGTTGCGGACAAGTCGTCGAGGATCTTTCCGACACTCGGTTAACTGACGATACGACAGTTAGCGAAATCGTTTCACAGATCCGTACGGATTATACGAGATTCGTAGAAAAACAAAATGTCGAGCGGTTGATTGTCGTGAACGTCGCCTCAACGGAACCACCGTTAGAATCACCCGACCGATACCAGACGCTATCCGATTTCGAGACTGCGATTGAGACGGATGATCGAGACTTGCCGGCTAGCGCACTCTACGCCTACGCTGCGTTAGTTGAGGGTCACCCGTACGTCAATTTCACACCCAGTACTGGATCTGCGTTAGGCGGGTTGTGTGAACTGGCCGATAAAGCCGAGGTACCGCACATGGGACGAGACGGGAAAACCGGCGAGACACTCGTCAAGTCTGCTCTCGCACCGATGTTCGCCGGCCGTAATCTACGGGTTCTCTCCTGGGAAGGGCACAACATTCTCGGAAATCGAGACGGACTCGTCCTCGAGGACGAGGCGAACGCAGCCGGAAAACTCTCGAGTAAAGGGGATGTGCTCGAATCAATTCTTCCAGAAATCGGGCACAATCGTGTCCGTATTGACTACACGCCATCGCTTGCGGACTGGAAGACTGCTTGGGACTATATTCACTTTGAAGGGTTTCTCAACACAGAGATGAAAATGCAGTTTACGTGGGAAGGATCGGACTCGGCACTGGCCGCACCGTTAGTACTCGATCTCGTTCGACTGGTTGCCCATGCTGACGAACACGGCGAAGGTGGGTTTCAGCCCCAGCTTGCGTCGTTCTTCAAGGCACCGCTCGGTGTTGACGAGCACGACTTCTCCCAACAGCTGAATCGATTGTACGAATACGCTGAACGGCACGAGTGA